From a region of the Syngnathoides biaculeatus isolate LvHL_M chromosome 2, ASM1980259v1, whole genome shotgun sequence genome:
- the stk35 gene encoding serine/threonine-protein kinase 35 — MDGKKKRKVSGGPAGRGRQVSTRNVAGKPKPEAAKVLRSLTVEDNNTYPEPMEEANEEDCFSISFLRTGRAEAAVLVPLSVPPRYTLIREVGRGSYGVVYEAIARKTGARLAVKRLQCDAPENVELALAEFWALTSLENRHQNVVQLEECVLQRNGLAQKMSHGNKRSKQYLRLVETSLKGERIIGQPSEPCYLWFVMEFCEGGDLNKYILSRRPDPQTNRSFMRQLTSAVAFLHRNNIVHRDLKPDNILISQKSGAPVLKVADFGLSKVCASKNVEELPTAGAGGRGSNQNNIVNLNKLWLSSACGSDFYMAPEVWEGHYTAKADIFALGIIIWAMIERITFIDAESKRELLGTYVRQGSEIVPVGEALLENPKMVLHIPQKARSAMSEGVKKLLQEMLAFNPQERPDACQLEVLMDRVTCAA, encoded by the exons ATGGAcgggaagaagaagagaaaggtGAGCGGCGGCCCAGCAGGAAGAGGAAGGCAGGTTTCCACGCGGAATGTGGCCGGGAAACCGAAACCAGAGGCGGCCAAAGTCCTCCGCTCCCTCACGGTGGAGGACAACAACACGTACCCGGAACCCATGGAGGAAGCCAACGAGGAAGACTGCTTCTCCATTAGCTTCCTCCGCACAGGTAGGGCAGAGGCTGCCGTTCTGGTTCCGCTGTCGGTGCCGCCTCGATACACGCTGATCCGGGAGGTGGGCCGGGGGAGCTACGGCGTGGTGTACGAGGCCATCGCCCGCAAAACCGGAGCCAGGTTGGCGGTGAAAAGGCTCCAGTGCGACGCCCCGGAGAACGTCGAGCTGGCTCTGGCCGAGTTCTGGGCCCTGACCAGCCTGGAGAACCGACACCAGAATGTGGTCCAACTGGAGGAGTGCGTCCTGCAGAGGAACGGCCTGGCCCAGAAGATGAGTCACGGCAACAAGAGATCCAAACAATACCTGAGGCTGGTGGAGACCTCACTAAAAG GGGAACGCATCATAGGTCAGCCGTCGGAACCATGTTACCTTTGGTTTGTCATGGAGTTTTGTGAAGGTGGCGACCTCAACAAGTACATCTTGTCTCGGCGCCCTGACCCTCAGACCAACAGGAGTTTCATGCGGCAGTTGACGAGTGCCGTCGCTTTCCTGCACAGGAACAACATTGTTCACCGGGATCTGAAGCCAGACAACATTCTCATCTCGCAGAAATCGGGTGCACCGGTTCTCAAAGTTGCTGACTTTGGGCTCAGTAAAGTCTGTGCTTCCAAGAACGTCGAGGAGTTGCCCACAGCTGGTGCTGGCGGCAGAGGGAGCAACCAGAACAACATCGTCAACCTTAACAAGTTATGGTTGTCCTCTGCTTGCGGGTCAGACTTCTACATGGCTCCCGAGGTTTGGGAGGGCCACTACACAGCTAAGGCGGACATCTTTGCCTTGGGCATCATTATATGGGCAATGATCGAGCGGATCACTTTCATTGATGCGGAGTCCAAACGAGAGCTGCTGGGCACATACGTACGACAAGGCTCAGAGATTGTGCCTGTTGGCGAGGCGTTGTTGGAAAACCCCAAGATGGTCCTCCACATTCCTCAGAAGGCCAGAAGCgccatgtcagaaggggtgaAGAAACTCCTCCAGGAAATGCTCGCTTTCAACCCTCAGGAGCGACCTGACGCCTGTCAGCTGGAGGTGCTGATGGACCGGGTCACGTGTGCTGCATGA